The nucleotide sequence GCTCCAGAACCCCGTAATATCGCTATAGAAACCATCATTCCTAATAAAAAAGGTAGAAGAGAAAACGCCATATTGATGCCTTCTTTCCCACCTTCTACGAAACTTTCATAGGTCGGAACCTTCTTCCAGGTGGCAACCACTAACACGATTAAAATGATACATGGTATGATCCATGTGCTTAGGGTCGTAATCAGTGTCATCCTTTATTTTTCCGCACCCTTCTATAGTGGAATAACCGATCAATGAGTATAGCAGCCATGGTGGAAATCAATGTCGCCATAATCGTAGTACCGACTATTTCTGTCGGTGCTACCGATTCATATTTCATTCGGATCGCGATAACGGTTGTCGGAATTAACGTTAAGCTCGATGTGTTAATGGCTAAGAAGGTAATCATGGAACGACTTGCCTTGTCTGATTGACTAATCTGTTTCATTTGCTCCATTGCTTTGATTCCCATTGGAGTTGCAGCATTCCCTAGACCGAACAGGTTGGCCGTGAAATTAGATAAAATGTATCCCATTGCTGGATGATCTTTTGGTATTTCTGGAAACAATCTTGTAACAAATGGTTTAAAAAAACGAGTCAACAATGATAATAAACCCGCTTCCTCTGCTACTTTCATAATCCCTAACCAAAAGACAAGTACACTAATTAATCCAATTGAAAGCGTTACAGCTTCATCTGCCCCTTCAAAAAGGGCTTGATTCACTTGATCCATCGTCCCATTGAACATGGCATACAGAATGCCAACTATAGCCATAAAAGCCCAGATTAAGTTAACCATCTGCCTGAGCCCCAGTCATTTTCTTCAATACTTGAACGACTTGATTCCAAAATCCTAAAGTCTCCTCTGGTTGCGCTTCTGAATAAATAGAGGTGGACGTGATCGGCTTCCCATCTATACGAAATATCTTTTTTCCGATGACGTCTCCGGGATCATCTTCTGCGGCTCCTTTTTCAATAAAGGTTTCCGATGTCAACTTTTCGTTTTCTTCCTCTGTTAATGGATAAAGAATATCATCATGAATAAAACCTTTGACTATATCATCACTACCTTGCATCGAATACGATTGAATTCCTTCTTCTTGAAGTTTTTTCATATTGTAGTTCTCAAACCCCCAGTTAAATAAACCCATATGATCTTTCCAATCATCTGGACCATCCAAAGTAACTACAATAAGTTTCATTCCATCCTTTTCTGCAGTAGAAACGAGCGTACGTCCTGCTTGTTTTGTATAACCCGTTTTCCCTCCAGTACTGTACTCATAATATCTAGTAAGAAGCTTATTCTTGTTCCCCCAAGCAAATTGGCGAGACTCTGCCTTGTAGGACTTCGCACTTGTAATTTCTTGAAAGGTTTTATTATTCATTGCATGGCGCATTAATAAGGCCATATCATAAGCGGTCGAATAGTGGGTCTCCGAATCTAACCCATGCGGATTGTCGAAGTGGCTATTGGTCATCCCTAACCATTGCGCTTTTTGATTCATCAAATGAACGAAGCCCTCTACACTTCCTCCCACATGTTCGGCAATGGCAACCGCTGCATCGTTCCCCGAACGAAGCATGAGACCATACACGAGATCTTTTAATTTCATTTTTTCGCCTTCTTCTAAATAGATAGAAGATCCTTCTGTATAAACCGATCGTCGGCTGGCAGTAACCGTTTCATCCAACATTCCAGATTCTACCGCTACGATAGCGGTCATGATTTTCGTAATGCTGGCAATAAGATGTTGGTCATTTGCTGCCTTTTCAAAAAGTACTCGTCCCGTATTTTGTTCCATTAGTACTGCGTTTCGAGCAGAAACCCCTGGTTTAGCAATCGTTTGAACGGGTTGTACGAGCAATGCAATCACACTTATACAAACGAGTAGTATTCCAATTCGCTTCAATGTGGTACCTCCCAACCTTCCCAATGTCTTTACAATCTTATGCAAAAAGGACATGCATATGACTGGTAATGAACTTTTCATCACAATAAATTGGGCAAAATGAAGCAAAAAGAAAACTAACCCAAAATTATGGATTAGTTTTTTTCATCGTCATTCTCTTGTTCCTTAAATTTCTGGAAGAATAAATCAGCGTCTTGCTCTACATCGATATCGGTTACTTCTTCTGGTAATGGTGGTAGCTCGTCGATTGACTTTAAGCCAAAATATGTAAGAAAATCCTTCGACGTTCCGTACATAATCGGTCGTCCTACCCCTTCTTTTCTACCCTTTTCTTCGATTAGAGATCTGGAGACAAGTGTTTGAACCGGTCGATCACTTTTCACTCCACGTATTTCTTCAATTTCTGTTCTCGTAATTGGCTGCTGGTACGCAATAATCGCCAATGTTTCCAAGGCCGCTTGGGATAACTTCGAAACATGTGGAGATTCTAATAATCGTTGGTAGTAAATAGAATGTTCTGGTTTAGTCGTTAGATGATACGTTCGATTCGATTCCATGAGCGTAATCCCTCGTTCCGTATGCTCATAATCAAATTGTAGTTCCTCTAAAATATGTGCAATCGTCTTTTCATCTAGTTGCAAAATATTTACCATTTGTTTGATTGAAAGTCCATCGTCTCCAGTTGCAAAAAGGAGTCCTTCCACAACCGCTTTATAGCCTGCCATTTCCATCTAGTTTTCCCCCATTTGATACACCAGTAATTCGTCGAAGTGCTTTTCTTGGACACAGTATATCTCTTTTACCTTCATAAGCTCTAATATGGCGATAAAGGTGACAACAATATGTGACTTCGTTGGTTCAGGAAAAAGACTCGTGAATCGAACTCCATCTTTACTCCGTCTGACGATATCCATTACTTCTTCCATTCTTTGTGAAATCGGTATTTCCGCTCTTTGAATGGTCGTGTCCATTGGTTGTTGCCATTTTTTCCGTTCAAAAACTTTGGACATCGCCGCAATCATATCGTAAATGGATAGTTCACCGCGAACGACAGGTGGTCGCTCGCTCCTATTATCAAATACTTGAGGTGGCCTCGTAAATATTTGATTAGATTCAGATTCCCTTTCCTGTAATTGCCCTGCTGCTTCTTTATAACGGCGATATTCGATCAAGCGGCGCATTAATTCTTCTCTGGGATCCTCTTGGTACTCCTCATCTTCCGCTTCCAATTCTTGATTAGGCAGCAACAATTGGCTTTTAATCGCTAACAACGTTGCAGCCATTACTAAATATTCACTTGCTATATTCAACTCAAGCTGTTGCATCGTATGAATATAGTTCATATATTGCTTGGTAATCTCCGCAACAGGAATATCGTATATATCAATTTCATATTGATTTATTAAATGTAACAATAAATCAAGGGGTCCTTCAAAATTATCTATTTTTACGAGATAGGATTGATCCATATCGTTTACTTCCTTCCATCTACTACAGAATTACTCTGATGCTGAAGATTGTTATGAATTTCATCGGACTTTTTTGAGCATCCTTTACTTGGACAATCAAGCCTTCTCTTATCATATACAAAAAACTAGCCCTACAACAAGGGCTAGTTTGTGATTTTTTGTCGAGTTATGTATCTTCACGCTTTTGAAGCCTATCTAAATAAGCCTGTGTAGAAGAATTAGCTACTACCTTATAATCTTGATACATGTCTTTAATTCCTTCAATCATCTTTCTTCCGATTCCTAAGCTACGATGCGAAGGATTCACGGATATATGCTGCACAAGCACTTCCTGATCGGCTGGAAAAATAACGCCGACTGCTCCAAGTATATCCTCTTCTTTCCATAAAAATAGCTGCCAATTCGGGTTTGTTTCATACTCTTTCATTGTATGCTGTAATTTCTTTACTTCTTTTTCTTCAGGCATAAAAGACAGAAGACCCATTGCTATTTTTTCAAAACTTTTCTTGTACCTAATTAGCATATAAACCCCTCTTTATGGACATAACTTGCTATCCATATTCAGATTGTAAATCTATTAAAGACGGAATGGACATAGTTTGTCAAATCCTGTTTCTCTTAAAATACAAAAATAAACCAATAAGCGAAACCCCAAATAGTCCCAAGCACTAATATTATGGTAAATAAGATCCAATTTTTCTTTTTTATATTCAACAATGATCCTTCCTTTTCTCATGGTCCTTTGTTAAATCATACTACGATTTCTTAGAAAAGTCATGGTTGTATCGGACTGTCTTCCAGAGGATGGATGCAACTTTATACCCATCTGACTCCTGCATCGCAACTTTAAATGGGATAAGGTTTACCAAACAAAGCCATAAATTAAACAGACTTCCTAAATGGATGAACGGAAGAGAAATCCAATATGTTCCGAGAAAGATTAGTAAATTCAATAATGGACCAGCTAATGATATCCATACTAGTTCGAAACGATTAAAAGCCTGTTCCTTGTGATAGTTTGAATATCCACCTAAGAAAAAGAAACGATTCACTTCCACACGGAAATTGTTTTGTTTCCAAGCAAATATGGACTTGCCCCTCCCAACAGACAGCTCCACTTGGTCAGCTCTACATATTCTAGCTGCAAAGCAATGACCCGCTTCATGGAGTATGATACTCAGTGGTCCGATGACGATAATGAATACGAGTAAGCCAAGCATATCTTTTCCTTTCCAATTCCATATTAATCCTTTTCCTTATCCTACCATACTTCTCTTTCTATGAAATGACTTCTCCATGACTTTTTTATGAAAAACATAAAGGGTCTGGGACAAAACTATAATTTCCATTCTAAAGGATCGATTACAAGATATGATCCTTAGAATGTTCATTTTCAATGGTTGGATCTTATACACATTTGATATAAATTGCGACACAAGAGAAGTTTACAAAAATACCATCGGTTAGAAAAACTGCTCGATTTTGGGTACGAAGTTGATCTCCTTTGCGGAAAGCGGAGTATTCTGCCGGAGCGCGGCATCAAGCTTCACTTCATTACTTTTTCAATAAATTATTAATTAAAGTTACGTTGCAATTTATATATTTTTAGCATCAATATTTTCAAACGCTCCCAAAAAATAAAAATCCGAACTGATTCGAATTCTAATGGAAGAATTTTGAAACCATAGTTCGGATTATAAGATACTTTTACAGGATATCCTGTTGCCTTCATCCGTCCAGTGAAGAACTGAACTACACAGACGTTGTGACTGAAAAACTTTGAAATGAAACTTTGCTAATCCACGCCTTAAGGCTTTGATTAGCAAAGTTTTCTTTTATATTAAACCGTTTCTACACGCACTTTCTTCATTTCGTCCCCTTGTTGAATACGAAGGACGGTATCCAATCCCTCGATGACTTGGCCAAACACCGTGTGAACGCCATCCAGATGTGGTTGTGATTCATGAACTAAGAAAAATTGACTTCCACCTGTATCTTTTCCGGCATGTGCCATAGATAAAGCGCCAGCCACGTGTTTGTGAGGGTTGCCTTCTGTTTCACATTTTATTGTGTAACCAGGTCCACCTGCACCTGTTCCCGTAGGATCTCCACCTTGGGCAACAAATCCCGGAATAACTCTATGAAAAGTTACCCCATCGTAAAACCCGTCATTTGCTAGTTTTTCAAAGTTAGCTACTGTGTTTGGTGCTGCATCCTCATACATTTCAATAACAATTTTTTCTCCATTTTCAAACTCAATTGTTGCTTGCTTCATTCAAAACGCCTCCATTGTATGCATATTGTAAATCATTGCGAGTTAAATCCTCATAGGTTTCACGTCGGATCACGAGCTGGTCTTGACCATCTTCTACAAAAACAACCGCCGCTTTCGGGAAACGATTATAGTGGTTAGACATCGAATAGCCATAAGCGCCCGTACTAAATACAGCTAACAGATCACCATGCGTAATCTCTGGAACGTCTATATCCCAGATGAGCATATCACCTGATTCACAGCATTTTCCTGCAATCGATACTTGCTCTTTCAGATCTAGATTCATTTTATTGGCTACAACTGCTTGATATTTCGCTTGATACAAAGCAGGTCGAAGGTTATCCGTCATTCCACCATCAACCGACACGTATTTCCGGATACCAGGGATGTTTTTGATAGCTCCCATCGTATAGATGGTTACACAGGCATTCCCTACAATGGAGCGACCAGGTTCAATCCAAATTTCTGGTACTGGCAATTTTAATTGCTCTGCTTGTTGTTTCACTTCAGATACAAGTGCTTCTACATATTCAACGAGTGGTAGTGGCTCGTCCTCTGCTGTATAGCGAATCCCAAAGCCTCCACCAAGGTTTAATACTTCTGGTGTGTAATCATAGACTTGGCTCCACTGATGTAACGAATCAAACAATCGGCGCACAGCCATGACGAAGCCATCTGTTTCAAATATTTGTGAGCCTATATGGCAGTGCAATCCTTTCACATTCAATAAAGGGGATGCATTAGCAAGTAGAAATGCTTGTTCTGCCTGACCGTTTGTTAAATCAAAGCCGAATTTGGAGTCTTCATTTCCTGTTAAAATATAGTCGTGGGTGTGTGCTTCAATTCCAGGAGTAACACGAAGTAATACGTCCATCGACGTATTATTTTCTTCTAAAATTTCCTTCAGGATTTCAATCTCATAAAAGTTATCAATGACAATACAACCAATTCCATACTGAACGGCCATTTCTAACTCTTCTCGACTTTTATTATTCCCATGCATATGAATCTTTTCTACAGGGAAATTGGCTTGTAAAGCTGTGTACAATTCTCCTTGGGATACAACATCTAGGCTTAAACCCTCTTGCTCGGCAACCTGGAGCATCGCCACAGACGAAAAAGCTTTGCTTGCGTATGCAACTTGGTAGTCGACGCCTAGTCGTTTAAATGTTTCCACAAATGCTCTTGCATTTTTTCGAATGACAGAAACATCATACACAAAAAGTGGTGTTCCGTACTTATGGGCCAACTCGACCGCGTCCATTCCACCTATTTCTAAGTGGCCATTTTGATTCGTTGGAAAGGGATAGTCCATGTTATGTTCCTCCTTGCCCTATGCCTTCTGATCTATTAATATCCTCCCCTAAAAAATCCCTTATCCTCCCTGAAAAGTAACACTTAAACAGATGGGATAAGGGACTTTATGGATGAAAAGTTCATCATCATTTACCATCTAAAAACGTTGAAAGTTTCATGTTAAGGATACAGCTAATTTACCATAATGCGTGGTCCCATTCAACATTAAACCTTTTTCGGTTGACGATAGTTGTTTCGAGGATGAACAATACTTGGACGATCCTTGGACATAGGAACCGATACTCGAACTAGTATTTGTATCAAAGCTTTTGCGTTAAAAGGAAGGAATGGCCATAAATAAGGTGTCTTTAACGATTTAATGTGTGCGAGTAACAAGATATAAAGGGTAAACCCAATCGCAAATCCTTTCACACCAAAGAAGGAAGTTAATATCAGTAGTGCAACCCTCGACATTTTATTTGCAACACTTAATTCATAACTCGGTGTCGCAAAAGTTCCTATTGCACTTATTGACACATACAAGATTACCTCAGCTGTAAACAAACCTACGTCGATGGCGATTTGCCCAATTAACGTAGCTGCAATTAATCCCATAGCCGTAGCCAGTGGTGTCGGTGTATGGATAGCCGCCATTCGCATAAATTCCAAACCGATATCCGCTAGAATGATTTGAATGACAATCGGAATGTTACCTTGCTCATTCGGTCCGATGAAGGACAAATCTTTTGGTAATAACGAAGGTTCCATTGCTAACAATAACCAAAAAGGAAGCAAGAAAACGGAAGCAATAATCCCGGCAAAACGAATCCAACGAATAAAGGTACCAACAGCGGGAGATTGGCGATACTCCTCTGCGTGTTGGACATGGTGAAAGTATGTCGTTGGTGTAATGATTAAACTTGGTGACGTATCAACCATAATTAAAACATGTCCCTCTAACAAATGAGTGGATGCAACATCTGGCCTCTCCGTGTAACGAACTAGCGGAAAAGGATTGAAGCCTTGCTTCACTAAAAACTCTTCCACCGTTTTGTCCGCCATTGTGATTCCATCAATTTCAATATGCTTGATTTCATCCTTAATTAATTTGATTAAACCTGGATCGGCAACATCATCTAAGTAGGCGATACATATATCCGTTTTGGACCTCTCACCAACCTTTACAATTTCGTGACGTAATCTCTCGTCTCGTACTCTTCTTCTTGTTAATGCGGTGTTTTCCACAATATTCTCTGTAAAACCATCTCTTGACCCACGAATGACTTTTTCTGTATCGGGTTCTTGAGGCGTTCGTCCCGGGTAGCTTCTTACATCAATGATATACCCGTATTCTTCCCCATCAATCAAAATGACAATTAATCCCGTTAATAATTGATCAACGACTTCATCCATCGATTCGACTCTTGTGACTTGTTGATGAATTAACCTATTTTCAACCAATTCTCCAACTTTATTAGAGCTTCGATCCGATTCATTTATCTCTAATAACTTTTTCATAAGTTCTACAATAACTGGTGTTTCACAAAGTCCAGTCAGATAATAAAGATTTAATTGTTTTTTTAAAATTGTGAAATCGCGTACTCCAACATCAAAGGAAGTCCCTAGTCCAACTCGTTCTTCCATAAACGTTTTATTCTCTTTTAATTTTGAAGATATAGAAGTCTTAATACTATTTTTATTTCTATTCATCATTTCCTCCCCTTTCCAGAATTAGTTCAATTGCTTTTCTAGTGATAGGAGATCCTTTTTTTATATCATCACGTCCATACATCTTGCCGATATCCCCGATTGCTACGACTATCGGCAAATCTATCTGGTCCAAAGCATATACCGTATCCCCATTAATTCGCCCGACATCCTCAATGGGAATCCCTTCTTTATCCACACCGTTCGCCGTTAAATTCCCTTCGTTATCAATAGCAAATGTAAATCTCGTCCATTCTAAGTTTTTCGTATGAGACGCGACAGCAATTGCTCCAATGATTTCAATAGTAGAATCCTTGTACATATCTATTAATATGTGCTCGCCCGCACCGATTCCGTGCCAACCAGCATCATCCACTAATACAAAGACGAGGTCAGATCGAGCAGATTTTACAGCCTCCATCACTTCCTTTGAACTAGCTTTTGTAGGGTTATCGGATAAATGAGATAAACAAGTTCCTCCGAACAGCGGTGCCAAGTAATCCATCGTTTTTCGAGCATACTCATCCCCATCCGTGATAACGATCACTTGTTTCCTATTGCTCATTCAAACCTATCCTTTCTATATGAGAGGGTGCTTATTTTACAAAAAAGACCCATTGGAAAAGGGAACCAAAAATTTTCCCAAATACGATGGCCATTAAAAACCAAAGTATATGTATTTCCATTCCAACTCTTTTCGCTAACAACGGGAATACATTTAACACTTCTGTCAGTGCAGCGGCCAACATGCCTATAAAAATACCGTGCAGAGCGCCCCAAATGACGATAAATGGTTTTGAAACATAAAACTGAGCATCTGTAAATGCTAGATATACGCCAAACAGAGCTCCAAGAATAACCGCAAGTTCTATGATCTTGACATAGTCATACGTCTTACTTAATTGAATCAATCGCGGAATAATACCCAATACGGTTAAAAATGCGACGAAACCAGTACCAACAACTAGACCAGAGGCAAAACCGATAAATATCTCAGCGATGGCGGGAACGAACATCTGGAACATTCATTTCATTTTCATGGTGACTAATATACTGGTCTAAATCTTGTTGGTATTTAAACATTTCCACTTCAAGCGGACTAGGTTCCTCGTTAAACCGCTTTTTAAACAAGTGATTAAAAAATAAAATCATACCGACTCCAAGCCCAATTGAATAAGGTATTTGAAGCCATAACGGCTGGTCCACTTGTTTTCCGGTTATTAAAAAATGGAGCTTCTGTTGAACCTCCTGCATACTCACATCATAATGAAAATTCATGATTGCCATCGCTGATCCAACAAATAATAAAAGCCAGATCATAGATGCTAAGACAATCGATGGAGCCTTTGTTTGTTTCTGTAAATATAAAATCGTTTGAGTCGGTCCCACTAGCTGTAAATCACAGTCAGGGAATTGCTGTTGGAGCTTCTCTAGAATAAGGAAACCATCCAATACTCTTACGGGGTCTTTCTTATGGATAGTGAAGTCTATAAACGTGTTTTCTACTCTCCGTTTCAGGACTGAACTAGAAGCGATTAATGCAATATCCTTCATCTGTAGTTGTTTGTTTGGGGTTACTTCTAGCTTTTTTTTCAATCTAATATAGACAATTTCCAAGGGAGTCTCCTCCTTTTAACTAGTTCTAGTATGGATGGAAATGGCTTAGTTCATGCACAGAGCATTCAGATTCTCTTCTTTGACCATAAAAAATCACCTGTTGCATCGCAACAGGTGATTCCTTTATACCCCTATTTGTTCTTTTATATATTCTAGAATTCTCTTTTCAAGCCTGGACACTTGTACTTGAGAAATACCTAATCGTTCTGCGACCTCAGACTGGGTTTTGTCCTTATAGTACCGAAGATAAACGATGAGACGTTCACGTTCTTCTAGATTTCGTATTGCTTCTTGTAGAGCAATCTTATCAAACCACTTCGTATCTTGATCGGCAATTTGATCAAGCAATGTAATTGGGTCGCCGTCATTCTCATACACCGTTTCGTGAATCGAATGAGGAAGCTTCCCGGCTTCTTGCGCATGAACGACTTCCTCTGGAGATAATTCCAATTCAACAGCCAACTCATTGATGGTAGGAGATCTCCCCATTTTTTTCGTAAGCTCATCCTTTTTCTTTCGGATTTTATTTCCGATTTCTTTTAAGGATCTACTTACTTTGACACTTCCATCATCGCGAATAAACCGCTGAATTTCTCCAATTATCATCGGGACTGCATAGGTCGAAAACCGAACGTCGTAGGACAGGTCAAATTTATCAATAGATTTTAAAAGTCCGATACAACCGATTTGAAATAAATCATCTGGGTCATATCCTCTATTGATAAACCGTTGAACAACAGACCAAACAAGACGAACATTACGTTCCACTAAAATATCACGGGCCATCTGATCGCCTTGCTGGCTATCATAAATGTATTTTTTTACTTGCTCGTCTGTCAGCTGTTCCTCTTTTTTGGATTTTTTAAGGTTTATTTCCATAGGCATCCCCTAATTGCATAAGGTTTTACTCTTTTTTAGTTGTTTAATCAGCTTGACAGTCGTCCCTTGTCCAGGTACTGAAATAACCTCCAGCTTATCCATAAAGTTTTCCATAATCGTAAAACCCATTCCTGAGCGTTCTAATTCTGGCTTTGACGTATAAAGAGGCTGAATGGCTTCTTCTACATTCAAGATTCCAATACCGTCATCTTGTATGATTAGTTCTACCACATCATCTTGAAGCGTACACTTAATCTCGATCATCTTATCTGTTTCGTTATTGTACCCGTGAATAATAGAATTCGTAACAGCTTCCGAAACAACGGTCTTAATTTCTGTCAGTTCATCCACCGTAGGATCAAGCTGCGCAACAAATGCTGCAACTGTTACTCTTGCGAATGCTTCATTGGAACTCACACTACTAAATTCTAAATGCATTGTATTTTTCATGAAGCTACCCCCAAGCTTAGCAAAGCAAATTCTTCCGTTTCTTCTAGTCGAATAATTTTAAACAAACCGGACATATCAAACAGTCGTTTAACAGCAGGAGAAATGGCACAAACAACCATTTCGCCACCAGCTTGTGTGACTTCTTTATATCGTCCTAATATTACACCAAGCCCGGAGCTATCCATAAAGGCTAAATCTCCTAGATTTAATACGACGTGCTCTGTGTTCGATTCACGAATGGCCATTTGCCATTCTGTTTTTAAATTTTCGGCAGCATGATGGTCTAATTCACCAGTTAACCGCACCAGTAATACATTTTCTTTCTTCGTAAATTTAACAGAAAGACTCACTACTGATTCCTCCTTCTTGTTCCTGTAGTGAATCCTTTCTTCTTTTATCTAGCAAAATCCTGCCCTCCGACAAAAGAAGTGGGAAATCGAAAAAAGTTCCTATGAAGGTTCGATTTTCAACATATTGTCCATGGATTTCTTAAATAATCTCCAGAAACTCGCATTATCTACATCCTCTTCGACAACAATCTGTGTTTCAGAGAGTAATTTATTGTCTTTTAGCACTTCTAACGTCCCTACTTTGTCACCTTTTTTAAGAGGGAGCACTATATCGGATTTCATTTTTACTTTCGTCTCAATATTTTCTAGCTTTTCTCCTTTTTTATGAACAACAGAGATAGATTCATCTGTGACAACTCGAACTTTATCCTTTGCCGCTTTAATCATTTCTAAATTTGTAACAGGTTGATTGCTATCGAATAGCTTCTTGGTTGCAAATTGACTGAATGCATAATCAAGCATTTCCGTTACATCACTGTTTCTCTTCTTTGTAGTATCAGCACCCATCGCGACGGTAATTACTCTCATATTGTTCTTCTTCGCCGTTGCGGTTAAACAATATTTGGCTTCAGAGGTATAACCCGTTTTCAGTCCGTCAACACCATCGTAAAACTTCACGAGTTTATTTGTATTTACTAACCAAAATTCATCCTCTGTACCTTCCCTTAAGTATCCATCGTACATACTTGTATATTCTGTAATCTCTTCATGTTTTAATAAGGCTTTTGCCATTACAGCCATATCGTAAGCTGTGCTGTAATGATCCTTTGCTGGAAGACCTGTTGGGTTTTTAAAGTGTGTATTCTCGAGACCAAGTTTTTTCACTTTGTCATTCATCATTTTGACAAACGTCTTTTCACTACCTGCAATATGCTCTGCTAAAGCTACACTCGCATCATTCCCAGACGCAATGGCTACTCCTTTCAACAAATCTTTTACAGACATTTCTTCCCCTTCCTCTAAAAAGATTTGCGAACCACCCATAGAAGCCGCATGCTCACTAACTCGAACCGTTTCATCTAGTTTGATTTGACCCTCTTCCAATGCTTCCATAATTAGTAAAAGCGTCATAATTTTCGTCATACTAGCAGGTGGCAATACTTCATGCGCGCTTTTTTCATATAAAATTTTTCCGGTATCACGTTCTATTAAAATGGCTGACTTGGAGTTCTCTGCTAAATTTAAATCATCCTTTTCCTTTACCTTTTCTTCCGCTTGGATAGGTTGGAGTCCAATCAAGCCTATACTTATGACCATAATGCATTTTAGAAAGAATTTCTTCATGA is from Radiobacillus kanasensis and encodes:
- a CDS encoding nucleoside recognition domain-containing protein, encoding MVNLIWAFMAIVGILYAMFNGTMDQVNQALFEGADEAVTLSIGLISVLVFWLGIMKVAEEAGLLSLLTRFFKPFVTRLFPEIPKDHPAMGYILSNFTANLFGLGNAATPMGIKAMEQMKQISQSDKASRSMITFLAINTSSLTLIPTTVIAIRMKYESVAPTEIVGTTIMATLISTMAAILIDRLFHYRRVRKNKG
- a CDS encoding D-alanyl-D-alanine carboxypeptidase family protein, encoding MKRIGILLVCISVIALLVQPVQTIAKPGVSARNAVLMEQNTGRVLFEKAANDQHLIASITKIMTAIVAVESGMLDETVTASRRSVYTEGSSIYLEEGEKMKLKDLVYGLMLRSGNDAAVAIAEHVGGSVEGFVHLMNQKAQWLGMTNSHFDNPHGLDSETHYSTAYDMALLMRHAMNNKTFQEITSAKSYKAESRQFAWGNKNKLLTRYYEYSTGGKTGYTKQAGRTLVSTAEKDGMKLIVVTLDGPDDWKDHMGLFNWGFENYNMKKLQEEGIQSYSMQGSDDIVKGFIHDDILYPLTEEENEKLTSETFIEKGAAEDDPGDVIGKKIFRIDGKPITSTSIYSEAQPEETLGFWNQVVQVLKKMTGAQADG
- the scpB gene encoding SMC-Scp complex subunit ScpB; protein product: MEMAGYKAVVEGLLFATGDDGLSIKQMVNILQLDEKTIAHILEELQFDYEHTERGITLMESNRTYHLTTKPEHSIYYQRLLESPHVSKLSQAALETLAIIAYQQPITRTEIEEIRGVKSDRPVQTLVSRSLIEEKGRKEGVGRPIMYGTSKDFLTYFGLKSIDELPPLPEEVTDIDVEQDADLFFQKFKEQENDDEKN
- a CDS encoding segregation/condensation protein A; this translates as MDQSYLVKIDNFEGPLDLLLHLINQYEIDIYDIPVAEITKQYMNYIHTMQQLELNIASEYLVMAATLLAIKSQLLLPNQELEAEDEEYQEDPREELMRRLIEYRRYKEAAGQLQERESESNQIFTRPPQVFDNRSERPPVVRGELSIYDMIAAMSKVFERKKWQQPMDTTIQRAEIPISQRMEEVMDIVRRSKDGVRFTSLFPEPTKSHIVVTFIAILELMKVKEIYCVQEKHFDELLVYQMGEN
- a CDS encoding GNAT family N-acetyltransferase, which codes for MLIRYKKSFEKIAMGLLSFMPEEKEVKKLQHTMKEYETNPNWQLFLWKEEDILGAVGVIFPADQEVLVQHISVNPSHRSLGIGRKMIEGIKDMYQDYKVVANSSTQAYLDRLQKREDT
- a CDS encoding M50 family metallopeptidase, which encodes MLGLLVFIIVIGPLSIILHEAGHCFAARICRADQVELSVGRGKSIFAWKQNNFRVEVNRFFFLGGYSNYHKEQAFNRFELVWISLAGPLLNLLIFLGTYWISLPFIHLGSLFNLWLCLVNLIPFKVAMQESDGYKVASILWKTVRYNHDFSKKS
- a CDS encoding peptidylprolyl isomerase translates to MKQATIEFENGEKIVIEMYEDAAPNTVANFEKLANDGFYDGVTFHRVIPGFVAQGGDPTGTGAGGPGYTIKCETEGNPHKHVAGALSMAHAGKDTGGSQFFLVHESQPHLDGVHTVFGQVIEGLDTVLRIQQGDEMKKVRVETV
- the lysA gene encoding diaminopimelate decarboxylase, whose product is MDYPFPTNQNGHLEIGGMDAVELAHKYGTPLFVYDVSVIRKNARAFVETFKRLGVDYQVAYASKAFSSVAMLQVAEQEGLSLDVVSQGELYTALQANFPVEKIHMHGNNKSREELEMAVQYGIGCIVIDNFYEIEILKEILEENNTSMDVLLRVTPGIEAHTHDYILTGNEDSKFGFDLTNGQAEQAFLLANASPLLNVKGLHCHIGSQIFETDGFVMAVRRLFDSLHQWSQVYDYTPEVLNLGGGFGIRYTAEDEPLPLVEYVEALVSEVKQQAEQLKLPVPEIWIEPGRSIVGNACVTIYTMGAIKNIPGIRKYVSVDGGMTDNLRPALYQAKYQAVVANKMNLDLKEQVSIAGKCCESGDMLIWDIDVPEITHGDLLAVFSTGAYGYSMSNHYNRFPKAAVVFVEDGQDQLVIRRETYEDLTRNDLQYAYNGGVLNEASNN
- a CDS encoding spore germination protein encodes the protein MNRNKNSIKTSISSKLKENKTFMEERVGLGTSFDVGVRDFTILKKQLNLYYLTGLCETPVIVELMKKLLEINESDRSSNKVGELVENRLIHQQVTRVESMDEVVDQLLTGLIVILIDGEEYGYIIDVRSYPGRTPQEPDTEKVIRGSRDGFTENIVENTALTRRRVRDERLRHEIVKVGERSKTDICIAYLDDVADPGLIKLIKDEIKHIEIDGITMADKTVEEFLVKQGFNPFPLVRYTERPDVASTHLLEGHVLIMVDTSPSLIITPTTYFHHVQHAEEYRQSPAVGTFIRWIRFAGIIASVFLLPFWLLLAMEPSLLPKDLSFIGPNEQGNIPIVIQIILADIGLEFMRMAAIHTPTPLATAMGLIAATLIGQIAIDVGLFTAEVILYVSISAIGTFATPSYELSVANKMSRVALLILTSFFGVKGFAIGFTLYILLLAHIKSLKTPYLWPFLPFNAKALIQILVRVSVPMSKDRPSIVHPRNNYRQPKKV